Sequence from the Ascaphus truei isolate aAscTru1 chromosome 3, aAscTru1.hap1, whole genome shotgun sequence genome:
GCTTACAttgagaactagtgcttgtaatgtcctgtttacattttggatttctttaggaacttggatgatgactttttgaatttgtgacagttctgatattgacctttcatgcatcctttcatgcagtgacagcatcctttcaagcactgacatcatttctgaatggcgacgattttcttcacccaagattcgttcttcagaagctgcaatagctgagtaggtgtcacgagcaggaggacttgaatgctgggttaatccaggagtgtcaacatcttcatggtcacttgagtgaatttgtccttgagcggcaacatctggttctacaaataaagaaagacattatgaactgccatggaactttcactttgttttcactataatgatagttgttctcagtgtaacacataacatgtttccataatttataatttgtgtccaattaaaagatgatgcttgaagtaacaatgatgtttcgactcagtgtgaaagaagaatgaattaaaggttgttgtaacctaacaactcctagctgatagtttaaaacacacacaatacatgttgtcaggaaacactacatcttctgtgacaataactgatgtgaagttcattacatgtgaaaggcatttattttgcatggcaaatgaaattcttcaaatgtacacattatatgtgctgcacctcatacactcaccttccattcttgatgatgaccttgatgagccaggtgatgagacatgttcagtgtcaggtgacccaggagctgcaggagcaactatatagaaggataacatcagaatttaattgtcatgtgtacataattaacatgaagtatctgtagtgggagtagttatggctaaatatcagcatcacataacgaaatgacaatgatatgtttcGGCCAATCtgaatattatccatcttaacaaatgttcatgtgaacctaatcggcacatttattttaaacaccatacaacatacaatgttcatgcatgaatgcattgtaaaattaagtgttctgttgtacattgtcatggttgtgctcgccacaaacctgggtcggaccgcgtggctgaggtggggttgtaaaagcaccgaccttagaccgcgcaagCTGATCCGGAttgtgcagttcgtagtcgtacgtagcagagtcaggactggagaaggcagcatcgtcagtggacaagccagggtcaggactggagacatcagggtaaacattgttcaagcaggagttcggcaacaggtagtcaggagttccccgcttcagcttaggagcgcgggagtggactctgcgcgtgcggcgaccatggcccatggtactggtctcaggaagtgttaggtagaccggagtgggcacaccgcctggcagcagtggtagatcagtgcttcagcgcaagagtcctgagcgggctggagaatcctccgcttcagcgcaggaaccaggacacggcctctgcaatagagaatgagcagcaggccccaggaaccagggagctgaagacaacactggggaaacctccacttcagcacaggagacaggaacagaccgctgcgtgagactagcagccggtctcaggaaacagggagctgaagtcaaacaaggagagtactccgcttcagcacaggagacaggaactagGACATAACAGAGTAGTaacgagataacaagccaggggcttgtggcagaacactcggtgacatccagaaaggactatgctcggcagagaaggattgtggggatgcagtacttaaaggccagcgggccaatccccggaggagggtgtgaaggcacttgttcaatgagtgagtacaaggctaggttgcagtgatagcttgcacagctgcagtagataccagagggagtgttccaggactgcacaggtctgtgaggcaaggtaagcagtaaactgaggtgtggattccttacaaacatacactgcatatgttgggtaGTAATctgacaataataatgtacatcactaccatgacagcaaagttgactctgcttataattcagtacctaattgtggaaatgtgaatgaatttttttagtgatctgtctgaacatttaagggAAGCatgtgtagcgctcaatgtggctgacactcatcaacacatgcagtgtgtcgctcacagatggtactggtgtgataagttGGAGTATCTATAAGGTAAAAAATAAGATATgactgaacgaatgactaacgtacgttttcatatatagtggcctggtgggtgaaattattcagataattaccatttcaaatgaatgtgatgaacttctgttcaccttgtcagcttgtaacaactgtagtccctcccccaagatgtgacaccaccctgaccttttatttggttcgACAACCTggaagccgtcccacaagacttgaccctaccatgaccctgtgatctggctctgtgcccgaccccaccccctctgttcacctctatgctgtgattacatatgaattgcagctggtttcacacaccggtacatgagcgaaataaaaatatgaagtgagctacatatgaacacaattaaataccatatggaacatgttcctatttatgttCACATTATACttcatgaagcgaaaaaagagctttagtcaaacataacgaaatgtgtttgtgcaaattatttatgttcgcctttgaatgcacaatattccatgcaagacttgattaggcagtaatggcctgtttataggtgtaacatagattatcactaatatatatatatatatatatatatatatatatatatatatatatatatatatatatatacacacagtggttgacaaatcaccaaaaaatctactcgccacacaaaaaaatctactcgccacctagtaccaaacgtgtgctgcttgggccaatatttactcgcccgggggttaaatccactcgcccggggcgagcaaatgtataggtttgtcgaacactatatatctatatatatatatatatatatatatatatatatatatattatatgtatgtatgtatatatgtatcgacacatacatgaaaaagtgaattatgcatttgtgtgcacagacacagtataacgaagttatacattactgtgacaaagaatgagtgcgggtatgcttt
This genomic interval carries:
- the LOC142490713 gene encoding uncharacterized protein LOC142490713 encodes the protein MASETTPEDPKITKQQRSVAPAAPGSPDTEHVSSPGSSRSSSRMEEPDVAAQGQIHSSDHEDVDTPGLTQHSSPPARDTYSAIAASEERILGEENRRHSEMMSVLERMLSLHERMHERSISELSQIQKVIIQVPKEIQNVNRTLQALVLNVSQSNQLRSTAREQQFHFTPSEDGSLHAATFSPESSVLHSPVLDDTGTVGASSVQVPVNIQPLTSVQNIEPTPTNEARKRNKTRSDAVIT